The proteins below are encoded in one region of Bacillota bacterium:
- a CDS encoding amidohydrolase family protein, which translates to MEYVLRNAIVLTPLERLPGAHVAFSGGKLTGVGKGVCGGAPGVDLTGYAVAPGFIDVHVHGGGGYSLIDGDPRGLQGFRQWVLRTGVTSFLMSVMAATPEELVEAVKENKAEVGRGDGGACCLGFHLEGPFLSPRRPGAFDPSWFRLPDKSLMDEFLGAGEGTVRVVTVAPELPGAPELVQHVSRMGVLVALGHTDATYEDFMAGVRAGARHVTHCYNTMRGFGHRE; encoded by the coding sequence ATGGAGTATGTGTTGAGGAATGCGATCGTCCTGACCCCTTTGGAGCGTTTGCCGGGGGCGCACGTGGCGTTCAGCGGCGGCAAGCTGACCGGCGTGGGCAAGGGCGTGTGCGGAGGCGCACCCGGGGTTGACCTAACCGGATACGCCGTGGCACCAGGGTTTATAGACGTCCACGTCCACGGGGGCGGGGGGTATTCTCTGATAGACGGGGATCCCCGCGGCTTGCAGGGCTTTCGCCAGTGGGTGCTCCGCACAGGGGTCACCAGCTTTCTCATGTCGGTGATGGCCGCCACCCCTGAGGAACTTGTTGAGGCTGTGAAGGAGAACAAGGCGGAGGTGGGTCGCGGGGACGGGGGGGCCTGTTGTCTGGGGTTCCATCTGGAAGGACCGTTCTTGAGTCCCAGGCGCCCGGGAGCTTTCGACCCCTCCTGGTTTCGCTTGCCCGACAAGAGCCTCATGGACGAGTTCCTGGGGGCGGGGGAAGGTACCGTCCGGGTTGTAACCGTGGCTCCCGAGTTGCCGGGCGCTCCCGAACTGGTCCAGCACGTCTCGCGGATGGGGGTACTGGTTGCCCTTGGGCACACCGATGCCACATACGAGGACTTCATGGCTGGCGTTCGGGCTGGAGCCAGGCATGTGACCCACTGCTACAACACCATGAGGGGTTTCGGGCACCGGGAG